TTCTGTGCCATGTAGGAGAGCAGGCTGAATTCTTTTTTTGACAGAAAAATCGTTCTGCTGCCCATATGGACAGACTGTGCATAGAAATCCAGCGTTAGTCCCGGCAGCTCCAGCAGCTGTTCCCTTCTGCCTGTGGATACCCTGCGGAGGTGGGCCTTGATCTTAGCCATGAGTACGCCCGGACTGAACGGCTTGGTCACATAATCATCCCCGCCATACGATAAGGCGCTGATCTTCACCTCATCCTCCTCCTGGCTGCTTAGGAACACAATCGGAGCATTCGTGTAATTGCGTGCGTTCTTGCACCAGTCAATGCCGTTCTCATTGGCCAGCAGCACATCCAGCACAATCAGGTCCGGGTTAAATGACCCAAGCTGCAGCATAGCATCGGCCCCGCTGTGGCAATACGAGGACTCGAAGCCTTCCCGCTGGCAGTATAGCTCAACAATCTCACAGATATGGGGATCGTCGTCGACGATCATAATTCGGTATGTGTCCATTCTATTGTCACTCTCCTGCTTCCTGAATCAATGGCAATATGACCTGGAAAATCGACCCCGTCTTCCCGTCGCTCTCCGCCCGGACACTCCCGCCATGCGCTTGTATAATTTCCCTGCATATCGCCAGCCCCAGCCCGCTACCTTCTACGCCCATGTCCAGCCCCGGCCGGTCCACCCGGTAATTGCGGTCGAAGATCTGCTCCAGCTGCTCTGGAGGAATACCCATGCCGGAGTCTTGTACGCTGATGACCGCACAGCGGGTATCATTCACCTCGTCCACGGCTAAGGCAAGACGCACTAACCCGCCGCCAGGGGTAAACTTCATCGCGTTCGACACCAAATTGAATAATGCCTGCTCTAATCGTTGCGTATCGATCCTGGCAACAGGCCGGTCAGCGCCTGGTTCTGCTGTATCCCCGATGTCCAGATCGAAATCCAGCCCCGCATCCCGCACCACCAGCTCATATTGTTCATAGAAGCCGCGCAGGAACTGAGCCACCTGAACCGGCTCCATCCGGTACTCCACTTGCCCTGTCTCCAGATGGGACAAGAAGCTCAGCTCCCCGATCATCCGGTTGATCCTTATCGTGTTATCGCGGATATATTTCAGATACTGTTCATTGCGCTCCGGCTTGACCCTGTCCATCACCGCCTCGACATAACCCAGCATACTGGACAGCGGCATCCGCAGATCATGTGTAATGTAGGCGAGCAGCTTCTTCCGGCCTTCCTCGGAGTGCAGTAACCGCTCATACGACAGGCGGAGATCCTCGTGGGCTGCGGATAAGGCATGGGTGCGCTCCAGCACAATCTGCTCCAGATTGGCATTCATCCCGGTCAGCTTGAGATTGGCCTCCTGCAGCTCCCGCGCGATCCGCTCTTCATTCGTTGCTGCCTGCGTGAATCTGGAAGAGAGCAGCAGCATCTGGGCGACCGTGAAGATGAGCAGCCCGAACGGCGAGCTGTTCCCGATGGGGGACCATTCGTTGTAATACAGGAAATCGTTGATCACCGTAGCCAGAGCCACCACCGACACCAGCAGGAAGATCAGCGCTCCCTCCATCCGCCGCAAGGCCGCATGAGCCAATCCCGCCATCAGATACACCATATGAAGAACCACGACCACACCGATCAGCAGCAGCATCCGGGAATAGACGAGAGCAGGGGTCACCACAACCACCAGACAGAGTGTGCCGGTGACGATCCGGGAGCCATAGCGGAACCAACGCGACACGTAATCCGGGAAAATGCACTCAAAATACATCGTGATTATCCACCCGCCGAGGCATAGGATCAGATACTCGAGCTTGAACTGCAATTCCCACGGAAAATGAGGCAGCCACTGGGTAAGCATAAGCTCGCCGTTCAGCAGGGAGCGGATAGAGAACAGCACAGTGAACAGACCGAAGTATAGCGGTGCCCGGTCTTTGCGCCGCAGCATGAACAGCAACAGATGATACACGCCGATCACCAGCAGACTGGCGGTGATGAACATATCCGCAGCAATCCTCAGATGGGTCCGCACCGTTAACACATTACTGCCGCCCAGCTCGATGTCCTTGGTGATGCCACCCCGCTTATGATGGAAGTTCGCTACCTGCATCACCAGCTCCACCGTGTCGCCTTCAGGCTGGAAGAACACCAACTTCGTCGCCAGACGCGGAGTCATGCCCTCTTTGTCCTGATCCACAACACCGACCTCAGCTAGCAGCTCTCCATTCACCCATAATTTATAGCCGTGAAAAATAGTAGGCAGCCGCAGAGCCAGCCGCTCCTGACTATCCTGCTCACTAAGCCGGATCACCAGCCGGAAGGTGGCATAGCCTTCGCCCTTCAGCGCTTGACCGTCCAGCGGGTAACCGAGCCAGGAGCCGGGGATGTTGATATACCGGTCCCGGACGGCCGGTTCCCCGCCTGCCATCCGGGTTCGTATATCCTCGGGTGAGAGCAGCTCGTGCCAATAGAAGGCCCATTCTCCCTGTAACTTCAGCGGATTCGTACGGATAGAGGTATGCGTTAGATCCAGAAGGCCTTCCTTGCTTCGAGGCTTGGGGGCATCCGGCGTTGCAGACAGGATGGCATAGCTTGCGATCAGTCCCATAACTACAACCACAGCGATATGTAACCAGATATTACGAGAACCGGACCTTAGTATACCCCTCATCATGAAGCCGACCCCAATCTACAAGATTCGTCATTCTTAAGCTCATTGCCTTAATGATAGCATCATTGCCGAAAATTGTGTGAAATTGCACGATGTAAAGTTTGCTTTTCTTTCATTAACATTCTAAATTCCTGTGTAGAATGCTAGGCAAGGAGACGGAACTGTCGAAAGTTGTAAGTTTCTCGGGGGGATTAAGCGAGGATTTATCGTACAGGGGGGCAAGGGGAGCTTCTCCATGCCATTCTAATTAAAAGGAACAAGGGCTTCTCAGTGATCAATCACTGTGAAGCCCCTTGTTCCATTTGCGCTTGAAATCTTCTAATATATTGGAGATTCTTAGAACCATGTTGATATCTTTATCTGCTTCTGTAGGGTTGTCTGGTAGATACAAGCCCCACTCCAAATGCTTACCCTCCGACAGAACAAATCCGGATACGTTAGCGCCGAAGCCGTCTATTCTTGCTGCATCAAGGGTTAAACGGTCATCCAGAAATACCTTCGCTAACAAATTCTCCGTCCCCATGAAAAATACCGGATACGTTAGGTTGCTAAAGAAATCTCTATATTCTTGCTTAGCTGCTTCAGCCAGATAATCCTTAGTAATAATTAATCCGTCATAATGAATAGTAGGGTCTTCGACAATATCCTTGAGGTTCTTAGAGATGTAGTTAACATTTCTGACGGAATCAAAAGGGACTTTACCCACAATTGCAATCTCTAACAGGGAAGAAGGCGGGTGATAAAGTTCTGCTTGAGGGAGAGGATCATTTACATCATTAATGTCACAGCCCACAAACAAGATAACGAATATAGAAAAAAGTAACATTATTTTGAATTTCATGAAAGAGCATCCTCGTTTCTTTGGGATAAGGGTATTTAACTTTTAATATATGGGAATATAATCCTCTCAGCAAGCTAATTAAAAACTACAAAAATGTTGGAATGAATTAGGAAATCGGTAATAAAATAAAGTACCCTGATGGATGGCCCCTTGAAGGGGCCTTTTTTGAGCCACAGTATCACTTTGTGGGGTTATTCTGTGGGTAAACGATCTAAGGAGGCTTGGCTATTGTATACCAAAGTATCAGCTAGAGCTGTATCCCTGTTGGCCGCATTCGCATTACTGCTCTCCGTATTCTTCACCGCCTTACCGAATGCAAGTGCAGCCGCGAGAGGAGCATGGTCGCCGAACACGGCCTATGCGGTGAATGACACCGTAACCTATGGGGGAGGTACATATACCTGTCTGCAGGCGCATACGTCACTGACCGGCTGGGAGCCGACGAATGTTCCAGCACTATGGAAAAGCGGCAGCACCACCACACCCACGCCCACCACACCCCCAGCTACGAACGGAGCCATCTTCTATGCGGACAGGGACTATGGCGGCAAGGCCGTCACCCTGGGAACAGGCAATTATGCGCTGTCCCAGTTGAACAATGCGGGCATTCCGAACGACTGGATGTCCTCGCTCAAGGTGCCCAGCGGCTGGACGGTGGAGGTGTATGCGGACGATAATTTCGGCGGCACGAAGTGGACCTACACGGCAAGCTCCTCCTGGGTCGGTGACAGTGTGAATGACAAGATGTCTTCGGTCAAAATCTACACCGGTTCACCGCCCACAACCGGCGTCACCCGCCCCTCCGAGGTGCCCAGCCAGATCTGGACATATGCCATGAATGTGGACAATAAATTCGGCAAAGGCGGAGATTTCGCACTACTACTGAGCGCGGTGATCAAGAAGGAGAGCAGCTTCGGAGCAGGTCTGCCGGGCAGCCCATCCGCCGGTGACGGATTGATGCAGGTCGAGCCGAACACCCGTAACGCCTATCTATCCCAATTCAGCGCCAAATTCGGCCGCACGTATAATCACAGCAGCGAACAGGATCAGGTAGCCTTAGGCGGACTGATTCTCGATGAGAAGATCTCCAGATTCGGCAACATTTACAACGGACTCTTACACTACAACGGAGGCGATAACTGGTATCCAGGCGCCACCGATTCCTACGGCCGCCCGATTCTGGCGGATCAGTATGCGAATGCCGTCTATGGAACGTATAAGGGCTATGGGGGACAGAATTAAGGGAGTACTTCCTTCCATAAAAGAAGCAAAAAGACGCTCGGGAATTCCCGCAGCGTCTTTATTTTTGCGCTTGTACCAAGCCTGGTGAAGGTTTATTCCCAATACGGCACTCCGCTAAATAGGAACGATTCATTGTTTAAGTAGGCCGTAATCTCTCTACTGGCTAATTTACCGATATGCCCGGGCAGCCATTCCTGCCAGTCCGGCAGGCCCAGCCAGAAATTCATGGTCTCCAGCTGTGCTGCAATGAAAAAACCCTCTAACCGCCGGGTATAGTTATCAGGTAACGGATGATGCATGGAATAAGACTGAAGCAGCTGTTCTCTGAACGAAGGATGGATGTAGGAGAACGTCCAGCCCAAATCCATTAAGTAATAACCGAACCCGCAAGCACCAAAATCAATAGGCCGCACATCTTCTCCCACAAACACTAAATTACTTGGAATCAAATCAGCATGAATCATGCCCCAATGGCTGGCGGTCCGCTCCATAGAATTCATCATGTGAATGACCCGCTCGCCTGCATGCAGCAGAAGCTCCGTATCTCCTGCATCAAGCAGTCCGGCATTAGCGCGTTCCTTAAGTATATTAAGGGCTTGCCTGATCCGGGAGGGATCAAAGGCCGGGCGTTCAAAGGCAGCGGGGATGCTCCAGTTCGAGGCTTGCTTATGTAACTTGCCGATCAATGCACCTATGGCCCCGGCGTCTTCTATAGTAGGAATAAAAGGCTTCTGCTCACCCTCCACCCATCGTAACAAAGTGCAGTGAGTATGGTTCACCTCCGTAATGAATTCTCCGCAAATATTCTTACAAGGTGAAGGCAGGGTCACATCGGTATCCAAGGTTAAGGCTTCCAGCCAGACCATCTCAGATTGAAGGACTTCTCGCTTACTCCAGATTTGCTCAAGGGCGTCACCTTTAGAGATATGTAACCGGAGGCTGTAACTATTGTTGTCCAGATCAGTGACTTTGTAGATCGTATTGCCGCTCTGTGCAATGAAATCAACCGACTTGCAGCTTATAGAGTAGTGCTCCAGTGCTTCCATTGCGGTATTCAAGTGTGCATCCAATCGCAGCTCGCTCCCTTATTTATCAAAGTATAATAGGTACGATATCATAGTTGTTCATGGGCGGGAATGGAACTGTTGACTATATTTGTTTTTTATTGATAGGGGGAAGTCTTAGACCCCCGCTGCTATTCAACTAACATTTCCCGTTAGCTTAATCGCATTCCTTCACTTTTCATATGAAAAAGTCAATTGTACCAAGCTTATTCCGGAGCTGTAGATGTTAGTATTTCTGCTCTTTGACTCTCTTGGCGCGACCGATAGCTTATCCTGCCGAACAACGCAGCAGAAATCATAGCCGCTACAGCAACGGAGGCAGCAGCGACCCACGTAATGGCTTGCAGCGATAAATAGTTAATGACAATGCCTCCGAGTCCAGCCCCCGCTGCTATCGCCAGTTGCAGCACAGATGTGTTGAGGGCAAGCATGACACCAGATGTCTTGGGAGACAAGGTAAGAAGATCATATTGCTGGCTTGGAGAAGCTGCCCAGGAGAAGAGCGACCAAAGCACCAGCACCGAGAAAACAAGGAATATGGAAGTGCCAGAGACTACCGATAACAATATCAGCATCACCATATTTAACAACGTTGCTCCAGTTAACGTTCTGGCTACACCCCATCGATCGGTGCCGCTTCCCCCTGCCTTTGACCCGATTAGACTGGCAATGCCGTATGCGAACAGGGCTCCGCTTACCCATCGATCGCTCATTCCGGCAACTTCCAGCAGATAAGGCGACAAATATGTGAAGGCAATGCCATAACCCATCGTCATAAAAAAGTTAATGGCGAGAGAGAGTGCGATTCGCGGTCTCTTCACCATAGCCAGTTGTTTGGCAAAGGAGATCGGCTCATCACCTTCCATCCGCGGTATTGCGCTTGCCAGGACGGGCAGACTGACCATAGCAAGAAGGCTAATGCCGCCGAAAATCAGCCTCCAATCGTACGCTGCGGCAATCACCCGGCCAATGGGCACGCCCAAGATAAGTGAAGCGGTGACACCCATTAACACCGTTGCAATCGCACTCCCCTTCTTGTTCGAAGGCGCTAACTTAGCGGCTAAGGCAAGCGATGTCACGACAAATACACCAGTTCCGAGCGCCATGACTACCCGTGCAAGCAGCATAAATCCATATCCCGGAAAAATCATGATTAGCGCATTACTCACGATGATTAAGCCAAGCGAGTACAACAACAACTTTCGACGGTCAAACCGGGCGGTGACCCCCATTAGGACCGGGGTACCTATGGCGTAGGCTAGTGCGTAGACGGTCATTAACTGTCCAGCCTGAGATAATGTCACTCCGGTATCTGCGGCAACTTTATCTAGAATGCCCGTGATCATGTATTCGGATGTCCCGACAATAAAGCAGACCACAGCAAGTATGAAGATTTTCCAGTTTTGTCCCAAATTAATCATTCCCCCTCGTTAATCAATGGCTGATGTTAGTGTAAACAGTAAATAAGAAATGTAGAAGTACGCACTTTTAAGTCCTATAGGATGATGCTGGTGCTATAGGAACATGGAAGTTCCCTAAAAAAGAGGACAGAATTAAATAGAAGGAACACGAGATGCCCAGGTTCGCCTGCGGCGTCTTTGGTGTGGGAAGGGGAGGGAATAACCAGATTATGATATAATTAGGGATGAATGTAAGGATGATATCAAGAGGAATGAGGAACAAGGAGGGGTAACCTTTTATGCGTAAAGGAAAGGGTTTTTTAATACTGAGAATTCTAGTTGCCGTCCTTCCCATTGTCCTGTTGATCCAAAATTATGGTACCACCATTCGGATCTGGCTCCATCCTGCAACAACAACGATAGGGCAGATAGCACCCGCCTTACCTGACAAGGAGATCACTACACTGACTTTCCTGCCTGGAAATGATGCAGAGAGCGAATTCAAGATTAAGGGCGATGATCATCTTAGCGACCTGCTGAACCGGCTCTCCAGCCTGCAAATAAAGGAAAAGACAAAAAGCGATTATAAAAAGGCTGACCAGTTCGACTCCATATGGTTAGACATCCAGGGTAGCCTAAGAGTGATTCTGAACGTCTCCGAAGATAGGACTGAGCTGCTTCTGCTGACAATTAGCAAGGATAACACAACGACCCGCTGGTATTCTATCCTGAACCAAGAGGAGATGAAGCAGATCGTCAGCTTAATTATGGCAAAAAGAACAGATTGAAGCTTACGATTTCTTGCATACGCTGATAAGGAGAGGGGCGGAATGGGTGCACGGTGTATGGTCCCAGTCCGCTTATAGCCCCAATCGGAAAAGTTACCCAGTGCATGATGGGACGTTCCGCATCGTAGGTCGTGTGCCCGATACCTTGACTACGTTGCCGTCTGAATCGATGAATTGGCCCCAACCCGTCTCCCCTTCATCGGACAGGTCAGTTCCTGCGGGATTACGCGTCTCGAAGATCAGACGTCCTCCGGGCTCCAGATGATGGTAGACGGTACGGAGTAAGGCGGCCTGCAACGCTAGTGAATATGTTCAGCTTAAACAGGTTCACTGACAGCAGTTGTCAGTGAACCTGTTTTATAATAAAAAAAGAAAGAAACTTGAAGGAGGACGTACTAATGAATAATAAGGTATATCTATATGTGTTAGACACCATGGCCGACTGGGAGGTAGGGTATCTAACGGCTGAACTGAACTCGGGAAGGTGTTACAAGGAGGGACAAGCCCCATCTACAATAGTAACCGTAGCCAATGAGAAGACACTGATCACTACCATGGGCGGACTGAAAATAATGCCTGACATCACGGTGGATGAGTGCAGCATGGCAAGCGGAGATGCCTTGATTCTACCCGGCGGTGAGACATGGACCGAAGCCATCCACAAGCCGATCCTTGGGCTCGCTGAGAGATGTATACAGGAGGATATATTAGTGGCAGCGATCTGCGGGGCTACCATGGGACTTGCCCAGACCGGACTGCTGAACTCACGCCCACATACAAGCAATGACCTGGAGTATCTCAAAATGATCTGTCCCACCTACACCGGCGAAGAGTTCTATCAGAACCAGCCTGCTGTAACGGACGGCAAGCTGATCACAGCAACCGGCATCGCCCCGCTGGAATTCACCATGCATGTATTGAAAGCCCTGGATGTATTTGCACCAGACAAATTAGATGCCTGGTATGGTCTGTATAAGACACAGGAAGCGAAGTATTACTATGCGTTGATGGGATAAGAGCAGTTAAGCAAGACCGCCCTCTCTTCACGGACGGGCTGAACACCCACCACTCGGAAAGGTCGGCTACTTCCACGTATAGCCGACATGAAGCGAATTCTGCAAAGGTGGAACGAATGGTTGAGAAGGCGAAAGGGGATGTACATCTGGAAACAGTGGAAGAAGCCGAGGACGAGGTGCAGAACCTGCAAAAGCTGGGCGCGCCGGAAGCGCAGTATTGAATCGCTCTGTAACAAACTAAAGACTCGCACAGGCAGGGTATTATGACTTCCCTGCGTAGTACGAGCGCTTACGTCCCCACTCGATTCATTATGGTGAAATCATTCTCGATGTCTGCCACGATAGGCCATTTCCTCGCTGCTCTACGACTACTTCCCGAGCGCTTGGACGATATCGTTAATTTTCAGATCATCGGCCAACATGCCATCGCTTATCCAGTGTTTGGCTCCAACCATATAGATATTCCCTTGCTGATAAGCTGGAAGCGCCTTCCAGACAGCGGATTTCTCAATTTCGGCGAAGCCTTCGAGATCCTTCTTATAATCTTCCGGCCCTCCACTGGCGCTGCCAACTGTGACGAATATATAGTCGGCCTTAATTTGTGGTAACAACTCCATCGATATTGTCGCATTTTCTCTTTCGGGTTCCTTCTTCTGCAAATCCAAGGCAAGTGGATCGGCCTGCAGACCAAGATCATGGTACAGGGCGGTCGCATAGCCTTGCACCTGCTCAGAGGACAGAATCGACGGGAAATACAGGCGGAAATCTTTGGCCGTAACCCGAACTAACGCTACCGTAGGTTGGGCCGCTATAACAGGTGCCAGATCCTCCCTAGCCTGCGCCACCTTCTCTTCATGGGCTTTGAGAGCAGCTACCGCTTTCTCCTCCTGACCTAGATCTTTGGCGATCTCAGTAATTGAACTTCTCCACGTCCGGCGGTTATAGACGATTGTCGGCGCGATTTTGGACAGGGCATCGTAATCTTCCTGTGTGATAACATCGAATGCAATGATCAAGTCGGGGTTCGACTCAAGCACCGCCTCCGGCGAAAGGGATGGGAGCACCTGGATATCCCGGGCTTGCAGCTGTGGCATCAAGTAATTGTCCGACCCCGCCGTTACAGCCAGCACGACCGGTAAATCAAGAGAGAGCAGCATATCCTCCAGATTGATCGAAGCAATCCGTTGCGGATGGACAGGAATATCCGTTTCACCGAATTTATGCTGAACCGTGAGAAATTGGGGAGCCAAAGAAGTGTTTTGTGTGGCGACTCCCCCTTCTTCTCCTCCACAAGCGGTCAGAAATACAAGCAAAAGTGCAATACATGCATGAATAGCAGCTTTACGTTTGAAAAGCAAAATATACCCTCCCTCAACATTGATAATCATTATCAATGTTGATTTTAGCATAAGCCTATGTCCCTATACATGGACAATTGTGCGGGATACCCATGGACACCGATGCTAAGTCGTTCAGCATCCTGT
This genomic interval from Paenibacillus sp. FSL H8-0332 contains the following:
- a CDS encoding type 1 glutamine amidotransferase family protein, coding for MNNKVYLYVLDTMADWEVGYLTAELNSGRCYKEGQAPSTIVTVANEKTLITTMGGLKIMPDITVDECSMASGDALILPGGETWTEAIHKPILGLAERCIQEDILVAAICGATMGLAQTGLLNSRPHTSNDLEYLKMICPTYTGEEFYQNQPAVTDGKLITATGIAPLEFTMHVLKALDVFAPDKLDAWYGLYKTQEAKYYYALMG
- a CDS encoding MFS transporter, which translates into the protein MINLGQNWKIFILAVVCFIVGTSEYMITGILDKVAADTGVTLSQAGQLMTVYALAYAIGTPVLMGVTARFDRRKLLLYSLGLIIVSNALIMIFPGYGFMLLARVVMALGTGVFVVTSLALAAKLAPSNKKGSAIATVLMGVTASLILGVPIGRVIAAAYDWRLIFGGISLLAMVSLPVLASAIPRMEGDEPISFAKQLAMVKRPRIALSLAINFFMTMGYGIAFTYLSPYLLEVAGMSDRWVSGALFAYGIASLIGSKAGGSGTDRWGVARTLTGATLLNMVMLILLSVVSGTSIFLVFSVLVLWSLFSWAASPSQQYDLLTLSPKTSGVMLALNTSVLQLAIAAGAGLGGIVINYLSLQAITWVAAASVAVAAMISAALFGRISYRSRQESQRAEILTSTAPE
- a CDS encoding ABC transporter substrate-binding protein; amino-acid sequence: MLKSTLIMIINVEGGYILLFKRKAAIHACIALLLVFLTACGGEEGGVATQNTSLAPQFLTVQHKFGETDIPVHPQRIASINLEDMLLSLDLPVVLAVTAGSDNYLMPQLQARDIQVLPSLSPEAVLESNPDLIIAFDVITQEDYDALSKIAPTIVYNRRTWRSSITEIAKDLGQEEKAVAALKAHEEKVAQAREDLAPVIAAQPTVALVRVTAKDFRLYFPSILSSEQVQGYATALYHDLGLQADPLALDLQKKEPERENATISMELLPQIKADYIFVTVGSASGGPEDYKKDLEGFAEIEKSAVWKALPAYQQGNIYMVGAKHWISDGMLADDLKINDIVQALGK
- a CDS encoding ATP-binding protein, which encodes MVVVMGLIASYAILSATPDAPKPRSKEGLLDLTHTSIRTNPLKLQGEWAFYWHELLSPEDIRTRMAGGEPAVRDRYINIPGSWLGYPLDGQALKGEGYATFRLVIRLSEQDSQERLALRLPTIFHGYKLWVNGELLAEVGVVDQDKEGMTPRLATKLVFFQPEGDTVELVMQVANFHHKRGGITKDIELGGSNVLTVRTHLRIAADMFITASLLVIGVYHLLLFMLRRKDRAPLYFGLFTVLFSIRSLLNGELMLTQWLPHFPWELQFKLEYLILCLGGWIITMYFECIFPDYVSRWFRYGSRIVTGTLCLVVVVTPALVYSRMLLLIGVVVVLHMVYLMAGLAHAALRRMEGALIFLLVSVVALATVINDFLYYNEWSPIGNSSPFGLLIFTVAQMLLLSSRFTQAATNEERIARELQEANLKLTGMNANLEQIVLERTHALSAAHEDLRLSYERLLHSEEGRKKLLAYITHDLRMPLSSMLGYVEAVMDRVKPERNEQYLKYIRDNTIRINRMIGELSFLSHLETGQVEYRMEPVQVAQFLRGFYEQYELVVRDAGLDFDLDIGDTAEPGADRPVARIDTQRLEQALFNLVSNAMKFTPGGGLVRLALAVDEVNDTRCAVISVQDSGMGIPPEQLEQIFDRNYRVDRPGLDMGVEGSGLGLAICREIIQAHGGSVRAESDGKTGSIFQVILPLIQEAGE
- a CDS encoding response regulator transcription factor; its protein translation is MDTYRIMIVDDDPHICEIVELYCQREGFESSYCHSGADAMLQLGSFNPDLIVLDVLLANENGIDWCKNARNYTNAPIVFLSSQEEDEVKISALSYGGDDYVTKPFSPGVLMAKIKAHLRRVSTGRREQLLELPGLTLDFYAQSVHMGSRTIFLSKKEFSLLSYMAQNVNQVVTVDTLFHLIWGMKSLEDTRTVAVHISNLRKKIEDDPVHPERIITVRGAGYMLVAGKR
- a CDS encoding phosphotransferase, giving the protein MDAHLNTAMEALEHYSISCKSVDFIAQSGNTIYKVTDLDNNSYSLRLHISKGDALEQIWSKREVLQSEMVWLEALTLDTDVTLPSPCKNICGEFITEVNHTHCTLLRWVEGEQKPFIPTIEDAGAIGALIGKLHKQASNWSIPAAFERPAFDPSRIRQALNILKERANAGLLDAGDTELLLHAGERVIHMMNSMERTASHWGMIHADLIPSNLVFVGEDVRPIDFGACGFGYYLMDLGWTFSYIHPSFREQLLQSYSMHHPLPDNYTRRLEGFFIAAQLETMNFWLGLPDWQEWLPGHIGKLASREITAYLNNESFLFSGVPYWE
- a CDS encoding carbohydrate-binding protein — translated: MYTKVSARAVSLLAAFALLLSVFFTALPNASAAARGAWSPNTAYAVNDTVTYGGGTYTCLQAHTSLTGWEPTNVPALWKSGSTTTPTPTTPPATNGAIFYADRDYGGKAVTLGTGNYALSQLNNAGIPNDWMSSLKVPSGWTVEVYADDNFGGTKWTYTASSSWVGDSVNDKMSSVKIYTGSPPTTGVTRPSEVPSQIWTYAMNVDNKFGKGGDFALLLSAVIKKESSFGAGLPGSPSAGDGLMQVEPNTRNAYLSQFSAKFGRTYNHSSEQDQVALGGLILDEKISRFGNIYNGLLHYNGGDNWYPGATDSYGRPILADQYANAVYGTYKGYGGQN